In Bacillus cereus ATCC 14579, a single window of DNA contains:
- a CDS encoding restriction endonuclease subunit S, which produces MKLEDIVTVRIGRNLSRGNEKNDLNLVAYSYEDLMNDLDGSFLELQASSYSGNSNYKDSYLSSAGDVVFSFVSSKAGIVSDLNQGKIISQNFAKLIIKHEYLDSSYLCYALNESYSMKKQMAISMQGSTVPKLTPAILKALEIKLPSIEKQRTIGKAYFFLRKRQALAKKQVELEEQLYLKALKQLDQ; this is translated from the coding sequence ATGAAACTTGAAGATATCGTAACAGTTAGAATAGGAAGAAACCTTTCTAGAGGAAACGAGAAAAATGATCTGAATTTAGTTGCTTATTCGTATGAGGATTTAATGAATGATTTAGATGGATCATTTCTAGAATTACAAGCTAGTTCTTATAGTGGAAATTCAAATTATAAAGACAGTTATTTGAGCAGTGCCGGAGATGTTGTTTTCAGCTTTGTTAGTTCAAAAGCTGGGATAGTGAGTGACTTAAACCAAGGGAAGATCATAAGCCAAAACTTTGCGAAACTCATTATTAAACATGAATATTTGGATAGTAGCTATTTATGTTATGCGTTGAATGAATCATACTCAATGAAAAAGCAAATGGCAATTTCCATGCAAGGAAGTACTGTACCAAAATTAACTCCAGCGATTTTAAAAGCATTAGAAATTAAGTTACCAAGTATTGAGAAACAACGTACGATTGGAAAAGCTTATTTCTTTTTGAGAAAGCGTCAAGCTTTGGCAAAGAAACAAGTAGAACTTGAAGAACAACTTTATTTAAAAGCATTGAAGCAATTAGATCAATAA
- a CDS encoding valine--tRNA ligase, whose product MSNTEKNLPTKYDHMSVEEGLYQWWLEGKYFEATGDEKKQPYTIVIPPPNVTGKLHLGHAWDTTLQDILTRTKRMQGYDVLWLPGMDHAGIATQAKVEGKLREEGISRYDLGREKFLEKAWEWKEEYASHIRQQWGKVGLGLDYSRERFTLDKGLSDAVNKVFVQLYEKGLIYRGEYIINWDPATRTALSDIEVIHKEVQGAFYHMNYPLTDGSGHIRLATTRPETMLGDTAVAVHPEDDRYKHLIGKTVTLPIVGREIPIIADEYVEKDFGTGVVKITPAHDPNDFEVGNRHDLPRILVMNEDGSMNEKAGKYNGMDRFECRKELVKDLQEAGVLVEIEPHMHSVGHSERSGAVVEPYLSTQWFVKMAPLAEKAVALQQKEEEKVTFVPERFENTYLRWMENIHDWCISRQLWWGHRIPAWYHKETGEVYVGTEAPADIENWNQDNDVLDTWFSSALWPFSTLGWPNEDSADFKRYYSTDALVTGYDIIFFWVSRMIFQGLEFTGERPFKDVLIHGLVRDEQGRKMSKSLGNGIDPMDVIEKYGADAMRFFLSTGSAPGQDLRFSMEKVESTWNFINKIWNASRFVLMNMDDMKYEEIDLTGEKSVADKWILTRLNETIESVTRNMDKYEFGEAGRSLYNFIWDDFCDWYIEMAKLPLYGEDEAAKKTTRSILAYVLDQTMRLLHPFMPFVTEKIWQHLPHEGESITVAAWPTVREDLQDTEAAAEMHLLVDIIRSVRNIRAEVNTPMSKKVQMQIKAKDEAVLAQLTKNSSYIERFCNPSELTIQTDLQAPEKAMTAIVSGAELFLPLADLINLDEERARLEKELEKFDKEVERVQKKLSNQGFVAKAPAAVIEGERAKEQDYLEKREAVRQRLADLEK is encoded by the coding sequence ATGTCAAACACGGAAAAGAATTTACCAACTAAATATGATCATATGTCCGTTGAAGAAGGCCTTTATCAATGGTGGCTTGAAGGCAAATATTTTGAAGCAACAGGAGACGAGAAGAAACAACCGTATACAATTGTAATTCCACCTCCGAACGTAACTGGTAAGTTACACTTAGGTCATGCTTGGGATACAACTCTTCAAGATATTTTAACTCGTACGAAGCGTATGCAAGGATACGATGTACTATGGCTTCCAGGAATGGACCATGCTGGTATCGCAACACAAGCGAAAGTAGAAGGAAAACTTCGTGAAGAAGGTATTTCACGTTACGATCTTGGCCGTGAAAAATTCCTTGAAAAAGCTTGGGAGTGGAAAGAAGAGTACGCTTCTCACATTCGTCAACAATGGGGGAAAGTTGGTTTAGGACTAGACTATTCTCGTGAACGCTTCACATTAGACAAAGGTTTATCAGATGCGGTTAATAAAGTATTCGTTCAATTATACGAAAAAGGCTTAATTTACCGTGGTGAATATATCATCAACTGGGATCCAGCAACACGTACAGCTCTTTCTGATATTGAAGTAATTCATAAAGAAGTTCAAGGTGCATTCTACCATATGAACTATCCGTTAACAGATGGTTCTGGTCACATTCGTCTTGCTACTACTCGTCCAGAAACGATGCTTGGTGATACAGCAGTAGCAGTTCATCCAGAAGACGATCGTTACAAACATTTAATCGGAAAAACAGTTACACTTCCAATCGTAGGCCGTGAGATTCCGATTATTGCTGATGAGTACGTAGAAAAAGATTTCGGAACGGGCGTTGTAAAAATTACACCAGCTCATGACCCGAATGACTTTGAAGTAGGTAACCGTCATGACTTACCACGCATCTTAGTAATGAACGAAGATGGATCGATGAACGAAAAAGCTGGTAAGTATAACGGTATGGATCGTTTCGAATGCCGTAAAGAATTAGTAAAAGACTTACAAGAAGCTGGCGTATTAGTAGAAATCGAGCCACATATGCATTCAGTAGGTCATAGTGAGCGTAGCGGTGCGGTTGTTGAGCCTTATTTATCAACACAGTGGTTCGTAAAAATGGCTCCACTTGCTGAAAAAGCAGTAGCGCTTCAACAAAAAGAAGAAGAAAAAGTAACGTTCGTACCAGAGCGTTTTGAAAACACATATTTACGTTGGATGGAAAATATTCATGACTGGTGTATTTCTCGTCAATTATGGTGGGGACACCGTATTCCAGCTTGGTACCATAAAGAAACTGGTGAAGTATACGTAGGTACAGAAGCACCAGCAGATATTGAAAACTGGAATCAAGATAACGATGTACTTGATACATGGTTCAGTTCAGCATTATGGCCATTCTCCACACTTGGTTGGCCAAATGAAGATTCAGCAGACTTCAAACGTTACTATTCAACAGATGCACTAGTAACGGGTTATGATATCATCTTCTTCTGGGTATCTCGTATGATTTTCCAAGGTTTAGAGTTTACAGGCGAGCGTCCATTTAAAGATGTATTAATTCACGGTTTAGTTCGTGACGAGCAAGGTCGTAAAATGAGTAAATCTCTTGGTAACGGTATTGATCCAATGGATGTTATCGAGAAGTACGGTGCAGATGCAATGCGTTTCTTCTTATCAACAGGAAGTGCACCAGGTCAAGATTTACGTTTCAGCATGGAAAAAGTAGAATCTACTTGGAACTTCATTAATAAAATTTGGAACGCATCACGTTTCGTATTAATGAACATGGATGATATGAAGTATGAAGAAATCGATTTAACTGGTGAAAAATCAGTTGCGGATAAGTGGATCTTAACTCGCTTAAACGAAACAATCGAAAGCGTAACACGTAACATGGATAAATATGAGTTCGGTGAAGCTGGTCGTTCATTATACAACTTCATTTGGGACGATTTCTGTGATTGGTATATTGAAATGGCGAAACTTCCACTATACGGTGAAGATGAAGCAGCTAAGAAAACAACTCGTTCTATTTTAGCTTACGTATTAGATCAAACAATGCGTCTATTACACCCATTCATGCCATTCGTAACAGAGAAAATTTGGCAACATTTACCGCATGAAGGCGAGTCTATTACAGTAGCTGCGTGGCCAACAGTTCGCGAAGATTTACAAGATACGGAGGCTGCGGCAGAAATGCACCTTCTAGTTGATATCATTCGCTCTGTTCGTAACATCCGTGCAGAAGTAAATACGCCAATGAGCAAAAAAGTTCAAATGCAAATTAAAGCAAAAGATGAGGCTGTACTTGCTCAACTTACGAAAAATAGCTCTTACATTGAGCGTTTCTGTAACCCAAGCGAATTAACAATTCAAACGGACTTACAAGCGCCAGAAAAAGCAATGACTGCAATCGTATCAGGTGCAGAGTTATTCTTACCGTTAGCTGATCTTATCAATCTTGATGAAGAGAGAGCTCGTCTTGAGAAAGAACTTGAGAAGTTCGATAAAGAAGTAGAACGTGTACAGAAGAAACTTTCTAACCAAGGTTTCGTAGCGAAAGCTCCTGCAGCGGTTATTGAAGGAGAGCGTGCGAAAGAGCAAGATTACCTAGAAAAACGCGAAGCAGTTCGTCAACGTCTAGCAGATCTTGAAAAGTAA
- a CDS encoding bifunctional folylpolyglutamate synthase/dihydrofolate synthase: MIHTYEEAIGWIHSRLKFGIKPGLERMNWMLEELGNPERHIKCVHLAGTNGKGSTLTYMRYMLEGAKYKVGTFTSPYIESFNERISVNGTPIADEEITELVKLVKPVVEKLDETDLGEATEFEIITVMAICYFGKFNFCDVVLFETGLGGRFDSTNVIHPVLTIITNIGHDHMHILGNTLGEIAYEKAGIIKSGVPVITGVQDEEALQVIQNVAKENHANLYEMGNHFTALHKQSSEDGEQFDFTCPFASFEDVRITMKGSHQVGNAALALMAVMYVKTYLSFLIEEEEIRTGYQEAYWVGRFEKLQSNPDIIIDGAHNPEGIESLVKTVEAHYKDKNVIVLFTALGDKQLHNMVGQLETIADEIIFTTFAFDRAISADKLASYSQKESKLVFENWKEAIDTKVEMIAENDVFIITGSLYFISEVRKYICEKN, translated from the coding sequence GTGATACATACATACGAAGAAGCGATAGGGTGGATTCATAGCCGATTGAAATTTGGTATTAAACCAGGATTAGAAAGAATGAATTGGATGCTAGAAGAGCTCGGAAATCCAGAGCGTCATATAAAATGTGTTCATCTTGCTGGTACAAATGGAAAAGGTTCAACGTTAACATATATGCGTTACATGTTAGAAGGCGCGAAATATAAGGTAGGAACGTTTACCTCTCCTTACATCGAATCATTTAATGAACGCATTAGTGTGAATGGAACACCAATTGCAGACGAAGAGATTACTGAACTTGTAAAGCTGGTAAAACCAGTCGTGGAAAAACTAGATGAAACGGATTTAGGGGAAGCGACAGAGTTTGAAATTATTACTGTTATGGCGATTTGCTATTTCGGCAAATTCAATTTCTGTGATGTTGTTTTATTTGAAACAGGGCTTGGTGGACGTTTTGATTCTACCAATGTTATACACCCTGTTCTCACGATTATTACGAATATCGGTCACGATCATATGCATATTTTAGGAAATACACTAGGAGAAATTGCATATGAAAAGGCGGGGATTATTAAGTCTGGCGTGCCGGTAATTACTGGTGTACAAGATGAAGAAGCTTTGCAAGTCATTCAAAATGTTGCAAAGGAAAATCATGCAAACTTATACGAGATGGGCAACCATTTTACAGCATTACATAAACAGTCTAGTGAAGATGGAGAACAGTTCGATTTCACTTGTCCTTTCGCCTCTTTTGAAGATGTGCGAATCACAATGAAAGGCAGCCACCAAGTAGGAAACGCAGCACTTGCGCTTATGGCAGTCATGTATGTAAAAACATACTTATCATTTTTAATTGAGGAAGAAGAAATAAGAACTGGATACCAGGAAGCGTATTGGGTGGGGCGCTTTGAAAAACTGCAAAGTAATCCAGATATTATTATAGATGGTGCTCATAATCCAGAAGGTATCGAAAGCCTTGTGAAAACAGTAGAAGCGCATTACAAAGATAAAAATGTAATAGTGTTATTTACTGCCCTTGGTGATAAACAATTACATAACATGGTAGGCCAATTAGAAACCATTGCAGATGAAATTATTTTTACAACATTCGCCTTTGATCGTGCTATTTCTGCTGATAAGCTTGCATCATATTCACAGAAAGAATCAAAATTAGTTTTTGAAAATTGGAAAGAGGCAATTGATACAAAAGTTGAAATGATAGCAGAAAATGATGTTTTTATCATAACAGGTTCTCTTTATTTCATTTCTGAAGTACGAAAATATATTTGCGAGAAAAACTAG
- the radC gene encoding RadC family protein: protein MNGIRDVVREEQPRERLLLEGAGSLSNRELLAVLLRTGSKEETVLKLSDKILHQFDGLRMLKDATLEELISIHGIGISKASQLMAAFELGRRMVRLEYQNRYSIRSPEDCAKYMMEEMRFLQQEHFVCLYLNTKNQVIHRQTIFIGSLNTSIVHPREVFKEAFRRAAASIILAHIGKLYMGRN, encoded by the coding sequence ATGAACGGTATTCGTGATGTTGTAAGAGAAGAACAGCCACGGGAGCGTTTATTGTTAGAAGGTGCTGGAAGTTTATCAAATCGAGAGCTTCTCGCAGTGTTACTCAGAACAGGTTCTAAAGAAGAAACAGTTTTAAAGTTGTCAGATAAAATTTTACATCAATTTGATGGCTTACGTATGTTGAAAGATGCAACATTAGAAGAGCTAATTAGTATACATGGTATTGGGATTTCAAAGGCATCGCAACTTATGGCAGCCTTTGAACTAGGCAGAAGAATGGTACGTTTAGAATATCAAAATAGATATAGTATTCGAAGTCCAGAAGATTGTGCGAAATACATGATGGAAGAAATGCGTTTTTTACAACAAGAGCATTTTGTTTGTTTATATTTAAATACAAAAAATCAAGTTATACATAGGCAAACGATCTTTATTGGAAGTTTAAACACGTCAATTGTACACCCGAGGGAAGTTTTTAAAGAAGCCTTCCGTCGTGCAGCAGCCTCTATCATATTGGCACATATAGGCAAGCTATATATGGGGCGTAATTAA
- a CDS encoding stage II sporulation protein B, translated as MDKQSRTISVKVNGTEAKYEEKKKDEFEWMVVESERPKNVVPFQKAKSMSVEKYRKKWSNTLIVIVATAIIIGTAFGMGMLHLLTGQGTTGGSEVTASRPTGNGESKVGGTAEQTPAPKEEKQKAQAGTSLDPMKLFFVQGGLYSSEEKGQAALEEWKGNGGIGALRPSGDKYAIVVGIASDEQSINQLMTKYKNDGVSVLKKNWDITDKALLKDDKEVGTFLTKVQPLYTHLAKYASSVQVGGKSSAKDIEVIEKEWKKVEKEGKSMKQEEAKKLYMYTSVAVQTVKDGKMDKESLAKLNQVIIDGLLSYEKIVS; from the coding sequence ATGGACAAGCAATCACGAACGATCTCAGTGAAAGTGAATGGAACAGAAGCGAAGTATGAGGAAAAAAAGAAAGATGAATTTGAATGGATGGTAGTAGAAAGTGAACGACCGAAAAATGTTGTTCCGTTTCAAAAAGCGAAATCAATGTCTGTGGAAAAATACCGAAAGAAGTGGAGTAATACATTAATTGTAATCGTTGCAACTGCAATCATTATCGGTACGGCGTTTGGAATGGGGATGCTTCATTTACTTACTGGACAAGGAACGACAGGAGGAAGTGAAGTGACAGCTTCAAGGCCGACTGGAAATGGAGAATCAAAGGTGGGTGGAACGGCAGAACAAACACCAGCACCGAAAGAAGAAAAACAAAAAGCACAAGCAGGAACGTCATTGGATCCAATGAAATTATTTTTTGTTCAAGGGGGGCTTTATTCTTCTGAAGAAAAGGGACAGGCAGCTCTTGAAGAATGGAAAGGCAATGGGGGCATTGGTGCTTTGAGACCGAGCGGTGATAAGTATGCAATAGTTGTTGGTATTGCTAGCGATGAACAGTCTATAAATCAATTAATGACTAAGTATAAAAATGATGGTGTCTCCGTTTTAAAAAAGAACTGGGATATAACAGATAAAGCATTGTTGAAAGATGATAAAGAAGTAGGAACATTTTTAACAAAAGTGCAGCCATTATACACTCATTTAGCAAAATATGCTTCTAGCGTACAAGTTGGTGGAAAAAGCAGCGCAAAAGATATAGAAGTAATTGAAAAAGAATGGAAAAAGGTTGAAAAAGAAGGGAAAAGTATGAAACAAGAAGAAGCAAAGAAACTGTATATGTATACGTCGGTAGCTGTACAAACAGTAAAAGATGGGAAGATGGATAAGGAATCTTTGGCGAAATTAAATCAAGTTATTATTGATGGTTTACTCTCGTATGAAAAAATTGTTTCGTAG
- the ysxE gene encoding spore coat protein YsxE, translated as MDIELRNHYEPIVRQYRLDTQHMEEHGNVMKIYTNQGPYALKKIEGRKLERNNFLHHIQYLKEKGFSNYVPIYHATDGSYILSDGTYNYYLMPWLERAEGNGEDNDQYHKMFQTLGTLHQKTVKEETYTEEDLEKHYTSISDRWENDGEMLEEFLVESESKWYMSPFELQYCTYYHHVMRAREFATKQLNEWNDAMKEKEKTRITFVHGNVSLNHFLFDYERNGYFISLEKSKFATPVQDIVGFYSRSLNTYPIARSDRFEWFQMYQKNFPFTKEEQLLMFAYMTYPSQFIRQIQSYKKRRDNRNEENELRGVKSLQQSHWLVSNIEYFLSQLQAAQQGNG; from the coding sequence ATGGATATTGAGTTGCGAAATCACTATGAACCTATCGTGAGGCAATATAGATTGGATACGCAGCATATGGAAGAGCACGGAAATGTAATGAAAATTTATACGAATCAAGGTCCATATGCACTCAAGAAAATAGAAGGCAGAAAGTTAGAGCGGAATAACTTTCTGCATCATATTCAATATTTGAAGGAGAAAGGTTTTTCAAATTATGTACCTATATATCATGCGACGGATGGAAGTTATATTTTAAGTGACGGGACGTATAATTATTATTTAATGCCTTGGTTAGAACGTGCAGAAGGAAACGGTGAGGACAATGATCAATACCATAAAATGTTTCAGACACTTGGAACGTTGCATCAAAAAACTGTGAAGGAAGAAACGTATACGGAAGAAGATTTAGAAAAACATTATACAAGTATATCCGATCGTTGGGAAAATGATGGTGAGATGTTAGAAGAGTTTCTCGTAGAATCTGAATCAAAATGGTATATGTCCCCGTTTGAATTGCAATATTGTACGTACTATCATCATGTAATGAGAGCGCGTGAATTTGCAACGAAGCAATTAAATGAGTGGAACGATGCGATGAAAGAAAAGGAGAAAACGCGTATTACTTTTGTGCATGGTAATGTGTCACTGAATCATTTTTTATTTGACTATGAACGGAATGGCTATTTTATTAGTTTAGAAAAATCGAAGTTTGCAACGCCTGTGCAAGATATAGTAGGTTTTTATTCACGGTCTTTAAACACATATCCAATCGCAAGAAGTGATCGGTTTGAATGGTTTCAAATGTATCAAAAAAATTTCCCTTTTACGAAAGAAGAGCAACTACTTATGTTTGCGTATATGACGTATCCATCGCAATTTATTCGGCAAATCCAGTCTTATAAGAAAAGAAGAGATAATCGTAACGAGGAAAATGAACTGCGCGGAGTAAAGAGTTTGCAACAATCGCATTGGCTCGTTAGCAATATAGAATATTTCCTGTCACAATTACAAGCTGCCCAGCAAGGGAACGGATAA
- a CDS encoding Maf family protein gives MRKIILASGSPRRKELLELASVPFEIVVSEVEETIGAYSSPSDIVMSLALQKASAVAENNSDHIVLGADTIVTYESRILGKPSNEDEAKEMLQLLSGKTHEVYTGVAIIAKEKTVTFYERTEVTFWELTEEEIDTYVASKEPFDKAGSYGIQGKGSIFVQNIQGDYYSVVGLPIARLVRELKQFDIDVTHA, from the coding sequence ATGAGAAAAATAATTTTAGCTTCAGGGTCACCTCGGAGGAAGGAATTGCTTGAGTTAGCTAGTGTGCCATTTGAAATCGTTGTAAGTGAAGTAGAGGAAACAATTGGTGCATATTCATCGCCTTCTGATATTGTAATGTCGCTTGCCTTGCAAAAAGCATCAGCGGTGGCAGAAAATAATAGTGATCACATTGTGTTAGGTGCAGATACAATTGTTACATATGAGTCGCGTATTCTTGGTAAGCCTTCTAATGAGGATGAGGCGAAAGAGATGTTGCAATTACTATCAGGGAAAACACATGAAGTGTATACAGGTGTTGCAATTATAGCAAAAGAAAAAACGGTTACTTTTTATGAGCGTACAGAAGTTACATTTTGGGAGTTAACAGAAGAGGAAATTGATACATACGTCGCGTCGAAAGAACCTTTTGATAAAGCCGGTAGTTATGGGATTCAAGGTAAAGGATCTATTTTCGTTCAAAATATTCAAGGGGACTACTATAGTGTAGTTGGCTTACCAATTGCACGTCTCGTTCGGGAATTAAAACAATTTGATATTGATGTAACCCATGCGTAA